A segment of the Nomascus leucogenys isolate Asia chromosome 1a, Asia_NLE_v1, whole genome shotgun sequence genome:
GCAATGGAATGATGATATTGAACTTCCAATTCCCTGTTGGGTTTCCACAATTACAAGTCACTCATGACTGGTTATTAGAAGACTATTTCAGTTAGAGCCACCAAGTCCCATATTGTCATATTGTATGTTTAATTATTAAGTAAAGCAGtcttctttttgtgttttccataATTAGGGCATTCCAGAAAGATGAGGATATTTGCTGTCTTTATATTCATGACCTACTGGCATTTGCTGAATGGTAAGACACCAAATCCTTCCATTAggttctatattttaaatattttaaccatgagtttaaaactaaaatgataatttaaaatgcaTGCAATTTTCCTATAGAGAGAACATtctattctttcttctactttacaCAATGACAAAGTCTTCCTTCCACTTTACACAATGACAAAGTCTTCCTCCTACTTTACACAATGATAAAGTTACCTGTGTCATTGTgtaaaaatatagagaatataGACAAATTGAAAGACACAAAATAATCTATTACCCATTTCCCAGGGTTAACTACTGAAAATATCTGGGGAAATGGcctgtatgtatacatttatttgtttgctttcaaCAAGGCCAAGATCTTTCGATCTTTCAATCTTGGTTGCTCTGTGACATGCCTTTCTTGATGAGGATACTCTAAGGAAGAATTGTAGGATACATGGGAAATGTCAGGGTAACACAGTACTGGCATCACCATGCGGTCTTTCCTGAACTCCATACCAATGTACTTCTTGCCAGAAAACTGATCAAAAATTTAGGGAAGTAAAAAGAGATGACTGTTAGAATCTACCATTCCGTCTATGTAGGAAGCAAACAGGTGTCCTGTCAAAGGACATTCTGGGGATGTCTACATGAAACCAAGTCTCCTTGGTTGTAAGGACTCCATCTCCATATAATATTTATACagtaatatatgtttataaattgtGGGAGCAACTTGTTtagctaattttattattctgcTATTGGGACACTGTGTCTCAGCATGAAATATAGTGTCCCAAAACATATTTCAAGCCCATtggataaaatatgtatttagcaAGTTCTTAAATATAATGATAACATAATCGACCAGATAAAGTGATTTACAAATGCTGTGCCAATTTTGTAAATGTTTCGAGGAATTTTGCCTTTTCTGAAGATTGtccttctttatttttagcatttactGTCACGGTTCCCAAGGACCTATATGTGGTAGAGTATGGCAGCAATATGACAATTGAATGCAAATTCCCAGTAGAAAAACAATTAGACCTGGCTGCACTAATTGTCTATTGGGAAATGGAGGATAAGAATATTATTCAATTTGTGCATGGAGAGGAAGACCTGAAGGTTCAGCATAGTAGCTACAGACAGAGGGCCCGGCTGTTGAAGGACCAGCTCTCCCTGGGAAATGCTGCACTTCAGATCACAGATGTGAAATTGCAGGATGCAGGGGTTTACCGCTGCATGATCAGCTAT
Coding sequences within it:
- the CD274 gene encoding programmed cell death 1 ligand 1 isoform X2, with the protein product MRIFAVFIFMTYWHLLNAFTVTVPKDLYVVEYGSNMTIECKFPVEKQLDLAALIVYWEMEDKNIIQFVHGEEDLKVQHSSYRQRARLLKDQLSLGNAALQITDVKLQDAGVYRCMISYGGADYKRITVKVNAPYNKINQRILVVDPVTSEHELTCQAEGYPKAEVIWTSSDHQVLSGDQILRKTKQLNWSSQNYLWHILQMKGLTW